A window of Patescibacteria group bacterium contains these coding sequences:
- the murI gene encoding glutamate racemase yields the protein MIGIFDSGVGGLTVARQIIKKLPEYQIIYFGDTARTPYGNKSKETIIKYAIQDTKFLLKNGAKIIVIACHTASAVAATELRKKFPDVPIFDVVKAGLIKAERVTKNNKVGIIGTRATIFSQVHENYLKKLNKDIKVYTEACPLIVPLVEEDWINRPETKKIVKYYLKPFRKQKIDTLVLACTHYPLAKEAIKKAIKRKINIIDPGEEVAKELELFLKNHPVIEKRLLKSKKHKFFVSDIPFKFQEFSEKILDQKIKVKQISLD from the coding sequence ATGATAGGAATTTTCGATTCCGGCGTCGGCGGTCTGACCGTTGCTCGCCAAATTATAAAAAAATTACCAGAATATCAGATTATTTATTTTGGTGATACAGCTAGGACTCCTTACGGAAATAAAAGCAAAGAAACAATTATTAAGTATGCAATTCAGGATACTAAATTTTTATTGAAAAATGGTGCGAAAATAATTGTTATTGCTTGCCATACAGCCTCAGCAGTCGCTGCAACAGAACTTCGAAAAAAGTTTCCAGATGTCCCAATTTTTGATGTTGTAAAAGCTGGATTGATTAAAGCTGAAAGAGTCACAAAAAATAATAAAGTTGGAATTATCGGAACAAGAGCAACAATTTTTAGCCAAGTCCATGAAAATTATTTAAAAAAACTTAATAAAGACATCAAAGTTTATACTGAAGCTTGTCCATTGATTGTTCCACTAGTTGAAGAAGACTGGATCAATCGTCCTGAAACAAAAAAAATTGTAAAATATTATCTAAAGCCTTTTCGAAAACAAAAAATAGACACTTTAGTTTTAGCTTGCACTCATTATCCTTTAGCAAAAGAAGCAATCAAAAAAGCAATCAAAAGAAAAATTAACATTATCGATCCAGGAGAAGAAGTAGCAAAAGAATTAGAGCTATTTTTGAAAAATCATCCAGTAATTGAAAAAAGATTATTAAAAAGCAAGAAACACAAATTCTTTGTCAGCGATATTCCATTCAAATTTCAAGAATTTTCCGAAAAAATATTAGATCAAAAAATAAAAGTCAAACAAATAAGTCTTGATTAA
- a CDS encoding response regulator produces the protein MGGSKRILVVDDNADNRETIMMFLEMEDYEISCARDGRNALDVLNNQGHFDLVITDYHMPIACGDVVKRYCDSANIPCIVMSSAREELAENYEYFWGKTEIPILVDLVHSIFSKL, from the coding sequence ATGGGGGGGAGCAAGAGGATCCTGGTGGTCGATGACAATGCTGATAACAGGGAAACGATCATGATGTTTCTGGAGATGGAAGATTATGAAATTTCATGTGCTCGCGATGGACGAAACGCCCTGGATGTTCTCAATAATCAGGGGCATTTCGACCTCGTGATCACTGATTACCACATGCCTATTGCCTGTGGCGATGTGGTGAAGAGATACTGTGATTCTGCCAATATTCCTTGCATTGTGATGAGCAGTGCGAGAGAAGAGCTGGCGGAAAACTATGAGTATTTCTGGGGGAAGACTGAGATTCCGATCTTGGTCGACCTCGTTCATTCAATTTTTTCAAAGCTGTAG
- the rplU gene encoding 50S ribosomal protein L21 gives MTKFAIIKTGGKQYKVSEGDIILIDKILEPKKTLEFKEVLLFVNEKDTKIGAPKISGTKVEADVLRAEVKGDKVLTVKYKSKKRFKKTVGFRPRYTEVKITKIS, from the coding sequence ATGACAAAATTTGCAATTATAAAAACAGGCGGAAAACAATACAAAGTCTCTGAAGGAGACATTATTTTAATTGACAAAATTCTAGAGCCAAAGAAGACTTTAGAATTTAAAGAAGTGCTTTTATTCGTTAATGAAAAAGATACTAAGATTGGTGCACCAAAAATTTCAGGAACAAAGGTAGAAGCTGATGTTTTGAGAGCAGAAGTAAAAGGCGATAAGGTTTTGACTGTTAAATACAAGTCTAAAAAAAGATTCAAAAAAACAGTTGGTTTCAGACCAAGATACACAGAAGTAAAAATTACAAAGATTTCGTAA
- the cutA gene encoding divalent-cation tolerance protein CutA: MNIFYDIHTTCKNLEEARKIGHALVLQKLAICVNIIEKVNSIYWWEGKIVDESESLLLLKTKKEKVDQVIKLITKMHSYKLPGISVYKIDKVTKEIEKWINESLK; the protein is encoded by the coding sequence ATGAACATATTCTATGACATCCACACAACCTGTAAAAATCTAGAAGAAGCCAGAAAAATTGGCCATGCTTTAGTTTTACAAAAATTAGCAATTTGTGTTAATATAATAGAAAAGGTCAATTCAATCTATTGGTGGGAAGGAAAAATAGTTGATGAGAGTGAATCCTTGTTATTATTAAAAACAAAAAAAGAAAAAGTCGATCAAGTAATCAAGTTGATAACTAAAATGCACAGCTATAAATTGCCAGGCATTTCAGTTTACAAAATCGACAAAGTCACAAAAGAAATAGAAAAATGGATTAATGAGTCGTTGAAGTAG
- a CDS encoding adenylyltransferase/cytidyltransferase family protein: protein MKKVLIFGTFDLLHPGHLDFFKQAKKLGDYLEVIVARDQTVSAIKKHRTLFNEKDRLANVKNQKIVDEAKLGNLDDPYKIVKQEKPDIIALGYDQKSYTEELEDKIKEFGFKTKIVRLKSFKPEKYKSSKLKLNL from the coding sequence ATGAAAAAAGTTTTAATCTTCGGCACATTTGATCTTTTGCATCCAGGCCATCTCGATTTTTTCAAGCAAGCAAAAAAACTAGGGGACTATCTTGAAGTTATTGTTGCTCGTGATCAAACAGTCAGCGCAATCAAAAAACATCGGACATTATTCAATGAAAAAGACAGATTAGCCAATGTCAAAAATCAAAAGATTGTTGATGAAGCAAAATTGGGAAATTTAGATGATCCATACAAAATAGTAAAACAAGAAAAGCCAGATATTATTGCCTTAGGCTATGATCAAAAATCATATACAGAAGAATTAGAAGACAAAATCAAGGAATTCGGTTTTAAAACAAAAATCGTCAGATTAAAATCATTTAAACCAGAAAAATATAAATCATCGAAATTAAAATTAAATTTGTAA
- the recR gene encoding recombination mediator RecR: protein MNILPIPLQNLIIEFSKLPGIGPKTASRLSFYLLKSNASDVESFAKALSELKRTVTFCSCCFNLTEKNPCPICSDFRRDKSLICVVEEPMDIVAINSSGEFNGQYHVLHGSISPINNVGPEDLRINELLNRLKQNPETKEIILATNPNLEGEATAMYIAKLVKPLGIKTTRIARGLPSGGDLEYADEVTLSNAMKGRKEY, encoded by the coding sequence ATGAACATACTCCCAATACCATTACAAAATTTAATAATTGAATTTTCCAAACTTCCTGGCATTGGTCCTAAAACTGCTTCTAGGCTTTCTTTTTATTTATTAAAATCCAATGCTTCTGATGTTGAATCTTTTGCAAAAGCCTTATCTGAATTAAAAAGGACTGTAACTTTCTGTTCTTGCTGTTTTAATTTGACTGAAAAAAATCCTTGCCCGATCTGTTCTGATTTTAGACGCGATAAATCTTTGATTTGCGTTGTTGAAGAACCAATGGATATTGTAGCGATTAATTCTTCTGGCGAATTCAATGGTCAATATCATGTCTTGCATGGCTCAATTTCTCCGATAAATAATGTCGGTCCTGAAGATCTTAGAATTAATGAATTGCTGAATCGCTTAAAACAAAATCCAGAAACAAAAGAAATTATATTGGCAACTAACCCAAATCTTGAGGGTGAAGCAACAGCAATGTATATTGCAAAATTAGTAAAACCATTAGGTATAAAAACGACAAGAATTGCTCGCGGTCTTCCTTCTGGCGGAGATTTGGAATATGCTGATGAAGTGACTTTAAGTAATGCGATGAAAGGAAGAAAAGAATACTAG
- a CDS encoding YbaB/EbfC family nucleoid-associated protein, whose amino-acid sequence MFEQLKNLASLRKQASEMKRQLESELITGEALNGQVKISMDGSQKIKEVFIDESLLVAGNQDKLQNAIKDAFSKANKELQAMMMRKMQSGEIQMPQM is encoded by the coding sequence ATGTTTGAGCAGCTAAAAAATTTAGCTAGTTTAAGAAAACAAGCTAGCGAAATGAAAAGACAATTAGAATCAGAATTAATAACTGGCGAGGCATTAAATGGCCAAGTAAAAATTTCAATGGATGGCAGTCAGAAAATTAAAGAAGTTTTTATTGACGAATCATTGTTAGTTGCTGGTAATCAAGACAAATTGCAAAACGCAATCAAAGATGCTTTTTCAAAAGCAAACAAAGAATTGCAAGCTATGATGATGAGAAAAATGCAATCTGGTGAAATCCAAATGCCACAAATGTAG
- a CDS encoding MraY family glycosyltransferase — protein sequence MEILFTKFNFVLAFALAFLVTLLFTYLIRKVALQYQIVDRPNKKRKIHRNNMPLMGGLAIYLGFFISLSYFILIDRDFFSGYMLPKYILGLALGGLILIIGGIIDDKYNLSPKKQFIFPIISCLIVIVSGIGITFISNPFGNTINLDEIKIQLFTINNIPYFFTVFADIFTLIWLLGMIYTTKFLDGMDGLVSGISVIASVILFFLSLSTKVMQPETALLCIILAGASLGFLIFNFHPAKIFLGEGGSTLIGFMLGALAIISGGKIATALLIMGIPILDVIWVILRRIFKHKSPFEADRQHLHFRLYDLGFSQRTAVIFLWSISALFGLFALFIQGKDKILAFAILLGLMVILAILLVIFFKKKQTRKSVKGSR from the coding sequence ATGGAAATATTATTTACCAAATTTAATTTCGTACTAGCATTTGCTTTGGCTTTTTTGGTTACTTTATTATTCACTTATCTAATTAGAAAAGTAGCTTTACAGTATCAGATTGTTGATCGTCCCAACAAAAAAAGAAAAATTCACCGAAATAATATGCCACTCATGGGAGGACTGGCAATTTATCTCGGTTTTTTTATTTCGCTTAGCTATTTCATTTTAATCGACAGAGATTTTTTTAGTGGTTACATGTTGCCAAAATATATTTTAGGATTAGCACTGGGAGGATTAATCCTAATTATTGGTGGAATTATTGATGACAAATATAATCTAAGTCCAAAAAAACAATTTATTTTTCCTATTATTTCTTGTTTAATTGTTATAGTTTCTGGAATCGGAATTACATTTATCAGTAATCCATTCGGCAACACAATCAATTTAGATGAAATAAAAATACAGCTTTTTACGATTAATAATATTCCATATTTTTTCACAGTTTTTGCTGATATTTTTACATTGATTTGGTTGCTTGGCATGATTTACACTACAAAATTCTTAGATGGTATGGATGGATTAGTTTCTGGAATTTCTGTAATTGCATCAGTCATATTATTTTTCTTAAGCTTGAGTACAAAAGTCATGCAACCAGAAACAGCTTTGCTCTGCATTATTTTAGCTGGTGCATCATTAGGATTTTTAATTTTTAATTTTCATCCAGCCAAGATATTTTTAGGCGAAGGCGGAAGCACACTCATCGGATTTATGTTAGGCGCACTAGCTATAATATCTGGTGGCAAAATCGCAACAGCATTATTAATAATGGGCATACCAATTCTTGATGTTATTTGGGTAATTTTAAGACGTATCTTTAAACACAAATCTCCATTCGAAGCAGACAGGCAACATCTTCATTTTCGCCTTTATGATTTAGGCTTCTCACAAAGAACAGCTGTCATTTTTCTCTGGTCAATTTCAGCATTATTTGGCCTTTTTGCACTCTTTATTCAAGGCAAGGATAAAATATTAGCCTTTGCTATATTACTTGGCTTAATGGTCATTTTAGCGATTTTACTTGTAATTTTTTTCAAGAAAAAACAGACTAGAAAGTCTGTAAAAGGTTCAAGGTAA
- the serS gene encoding serine--tRNA ligase codes for MLDINLIRKDKKLVMKALHDRNMKFDIDHLLDLDLEKRRLQMKVDELHAKQNKASDEIAKLEGSKKQQAILDIKGTSERLKDLESKCNKLDEELEKLMYELPNIPRPDVKVGKNESENEVIKKVGEPTKFDFDPKDHLALGEKLDLIDTKRAGKVSGSRFNYLKRELVLLEFALARFVIDELTKDGFIPVIPPQIVSEKSMQAMGYLAHGGEEETYHFAKDKQYFIGTSEQSVGPMHMDEIFKESDLPKRYIAFSTCFRREAGSYGKDTYGILRQHQFDKLEMFVLAKPEESDKEHEFLLGLEERLVKALNLPYQVVKMCTGDLGDPAARKYDIETWLPSQKKYRETHSASTCTDFQARRLNIKYRDTEKNKNEFVHTLNGTGFAIGRILIAIMENNQQKDGSIKIPEVLWGYCNIKEIKRS; via the coding sequence ATGCTTGATATTAATCTTATCAGAAAAGACAAAAAATTAGTCATGAAAGCTCTTCATGACCGCAATATGAAGTTTGATATTGATCATCTTTTAGATTTAGATTTGGAAAAAAGAAGATTGCAAATGAAAGTTGACGAACTTCATGCCAAACAAAATAAAGCATCTGATGAGATTGCAAAGCTTGAAGGCTCAAAAAAACAACAAGCCATTCTTGATATTAAAGGTACTTCTGAGAGATTAAAAGACCTAGAATCAAAATGCAACAAATTAGATGAAGAGCTTGAAAAATTAATGTATGAACTTCCAAACATACCAAGACCAGATGTTAAAGTTGGCAAGAATGAATCTGAAAATGAAGTTATTAAAAAAGTAGGCGAGCCAACTAAATTTGATTTTGATCCAAAAGATCATTTAGCCTTAGGCGAAAAATTAGATTTAATTGACACAAAGAGAGCTGGAAAAGTTTCTGGTTCTCGTTTTAATTATTTAAAAAGAGAATTAGTTTTGTTAGAATTTGCTTTAGCCAGATTTGTCATTGATGAATTAACTAAAGACGGATTTATTCCAGTTATTCCTCCTCAAATCGTTTCTGAAAAATCAATGCAAGCAATGGGTTATCTTGCTCATGGCGGAGAAGAGGAGACTTATCATTTTGCAAAAGACAAACAATATTTTATCGGTACTTCAGAACAATCGGTTGGTCCAATGCACATGGATGAAATTTTTAAAGAATCAGATTTACCAAAACGTTACATTGCATTCTCAACTTGCTTTAGACGAGAAGCAGGATCCTATGGCAAAGATACTTATGGAATTTTACGCCAGCATCAATTTGATAAATTAGAAATGTTTGTTCTTGCCAAGCCAGAAGAATCAGACAAAGAGCATGAATTTTTATTAGGTCTTGAAGAAAGATTAGTCAAAGCTCTAAATTTGCCTTATCAAGTTGTCAAAATGTGTACAGGCGATTTAGGTGATCCAGCAGCTCGAAAATATGACATTGAAACTTGGCTTCCATCACAGAAAAAATATCGTGAAACTCATTCTGCATCAACTTGCACAGATTTTCAAGCTCGCAGATTAAACATCAAATATCGCGATACAGAAAAAAATAAAAATGAATTTGTTCATACTTTGAATGGCACAGGTTTTGCCATCGGCAGAATCTTAATTGCTATCATGGAAAATAATCAACAAAAAGACGGCTCAATAAAAATTCCAGAAGTTCTATGGGGATATTGTAATATCAAAGAGATCAAGCGTTCATAA
- the alr gene encoding alanine racemase, translating into MINYRTWLEINEQALIYNLQQFRKIIGSQKILAAVIKSNAYGHGLLEVAKILEKSEADWFIVDSIDEALTLKQKNTKTKKQIIILDYTILNRLEDVVKNGFRQVVYNKETIQKLGEISKKLNKKVYIHLKLETGISRQGVLEEEIKDIIKLIKKFPNLILEGILAHFANIEDTTDHSYAQMQLERFKKMIAIAEKEYGQKIKIKHTASSAATILFPETHFDLVRTGISIYGFWSSNETKLSATHKKINFNLKPVLEWKTIIVKIKNLKAETPVSYGLTEILHQDSKIAVVPIGYYDGFDRKLSSIGNVLIKGKRCKILGRICMNMFMVDVSHIENLKLEDEVILIGKQGNEQITADEIAKKINTINYEIVTRINPLIKRIIV; encoded by the coding sequence ATGATTAATTACAGAACATGGCTTGAGATAAATGAGCAAGCCCTAATTTATAATTTACAGCAATTCAGAAAAATTATCGGCTCTCAAAAAATTTTAGCAGCAGTAATAAAATCAAATGCTTATGGGCATGGACTTTTAGAAGTTGCTAAAATTTTAGAAAAATCAGAAGCTGATTGGTTTATTGTTGACTCAATTGATGAAGCACTCACACTAAAACAAAAAAACACTAAAACAAAAAAACAAATAATTATTTTAGATTATACAATTTTAAATAGATTAGAAGATGTTGTTAAAAATGGTTTTCGTCAAGTAGTTTATAATAAAGAAACAATACAAAAGCTTGGTGAAATTTCAAAAAAATTAAACAAAAAAGTTTATATTCATTTGAAATTAGAAACTGGTATTTCTCGCCAAGGAGTTTTAGAAGAAGAGATCAAGGATATAATTAAATTAATTAAGAAATTTCCAAATTTAATTTTGGAAGGTATCTTAGCTCATTTTGCAAATATAGAAGATACAACTGACCATTCTTATGCGCAAATGCAATTAGAGAGATTCAAGAAAATGATTGCTATTGCTGAAAAAGAATATGGCCAAAAAATTAAAATCAAACATACTGCAAGTTCTGCAGCAACAATATTATTTCCAGAAACTCATTTTGATCTAGTTAGAACTGGCATTAGCATTTATGGCTTTTGGTCATCAAATGAAACAAAATTATCAGCTACTCACAAAAAAATTAATTTTAATTTAAAGCCAGTTCTAGAATGGAAGACAATAATTGTAAAAATTAAAAATCTAAAAGCTGAAACTCCTGTTAGCTATGGACTAACAGAAATTTTGCATCAAGATTCAAAAATCGCTGTTGTGCCAATTGGATATTATGATGGTTTTGATCGCAAATTATCTAGCATTGGAAATGTTTTGATTAAAGGCAAGCGCTGCAAAATTTTAGGTCGTATCTGCATGAATATGTTTATGGTTGATGTCTCGCATATTGAAAATTTGAAGCTTGAAGATGAAGTTATTTTGATAGGCAAGCAAGGCAATGAACAAATTACAGCTGATGAAATTGCCAAAAAGATTAATACAATAAATTATGAAATTGTGACACGTATTAATCCGCTGATTAAAAGAATTATTGTATAA
- a CDS encoding polymer-forming cytoskeletal protein, which translates to MKTKILVFAFALLLLLPIGFVSAYDIRSTEGTATISSTETIQDDLMIAGQSVQIDGVVSGDVYAVGQTVTISSDAKVLGNLFTAAQIVNIDGTVEGDVFAAGANVNITGSVKNGIMAFAGMISVAPKATLDSNNATFFGGTIDISKNANFSKDLIVNGGVTNFKGTVDNNLTINAGTVDVSGQVKKDATITASDKLVFNSGAKVDGNLNYTAPEKAEFKSGSSVSGETKFTQFTKEQQKNVGKKNHSNWFAMSAFKIASGFVSMICLIVVSIITAAVAKKYSLNFVEQLKTKTWASLGWGLLVVFVAPIAMLILFVTIIGIPLALLVLPIYIVLMYFAKVFASICTGYFIIKSINKKEPNLILSAVLGVIVLSIIMMIPFIGFLAKLAVISLGIGGIILACKAYHKNSSAKKA; encoded by the coding sequence ATGAAAACAAAAATCCTCGTTTTTGCTTTCGCATTGTTGCTCTTGCTACCGATCGGCTTTGTTTCAGCTTATGACATCAGGAGTACAGAAGGAACAGCAACAATCTCAAGCACAGAAACAATTCAAGACGATCTCATGATCGCCGGACAATCAGTCCAAATTGATGGCGTTGTCTCTGGCGATGTTTATGCAGTTGGACAAACAGTCACAATAAGTTCAGACGCAAAAGTTTTAGGAAATTTATTTACTGCTGCTCAAATAGTAAATATTGATGGAACTGTTGAAGGCGATGTTTTTGCTGCTGGCGCAAATGTAAATATTACTGGCTCAGTAAAAAATGGCATTATGGCTTTTGCTGGAATGATTTCTGTTGCTCCAAAAGCAACTCTAGATAGCAATAATGCAACATTTTTCGGTGGCACAATTGATATTAGTAAAAATGCCAATTTCTCAAAAGATTTAATTGTTAATGGCGGTGTAACTAATTTCAAAGGTACAGTTGATAATAATTTAACAATTAATGCTGGTACAGTTGATGTTTCAGGACAAGTCAAAAAAGATGCAACAATTACTGCTTCGGACAAATTAGTTTTTAATTCCGGTGCTAAAGTTGATGGCAATTTAAATTATACAGCTCCAGAAAAAGCAGAATTTAAGAGCGGATCAAGTGTCTCTGGTGAAACAAAATTTACTCAATTTACAAAAGAACAACAAAAAAATGTTGGCAAGAAAAATCATTCAAACTGGTTTGCAATGTCAGCATTCAAAATCGCTTCAGGTTTTGTCAGCATGATTTGTTTAATTGTTGTTTCAATTATTACGGCTGCAGTTGCAAAAAAATACAGCTTAAATTTTGTTGAACAATTAAAAACAAAGACTTGGGCATCATTAGGTTGGGGCCTATTAGTTGTTTTTGTTGCACCGATTGCTATGCTAATCTTGTTTGTAACAATTATTGGAATTCCATTGGCTTTGCTAGTTTTACCAATTTACATTGTCTTAATGTATTTTGCAAAAGTATTTGCTTCAATCTGTACAGGCTACTTCATTATCAAATCAATCAACAAAAAAGAACCAAATTTGATCTTATCAGCAGTTTTAGGTGTTATTGTTTTGAGCATAATAATGATGATTCCATTTATAGGATTTTTAGCAAAATTAGCTGTAATTTCTCTAGGTATTGGTGGTATTATTCTAGCTTGCAAAGCATATCATAAGAATTCTTCAGCAAAAAAAGCCTAA